The Verrucomicrobium spinosum DSM 4136 = JCM 18804 genome includes a region encoding these proteins:
- a CDS encoding HU family DNA-binding protein encodes MNKAELIEAVQKNLGGDTSKRAASDAVEAVLASISKGVAKTGTVQLIGFGTFKVAKRAARTGRNPKTGEAMKIKASKTVRFVPSSALKGAL; translated from the coding sequence ATGAATAAAGCTGAACTTATTGAAGCCGTGCAAAAGAATCTCGGCGGGGACACTTCCAAACGCGCCGCTTCGGATGCCGTGGAAGCCGTGCTCGCTTCGATTTCCAAGGGCGTGGCAAAGACCGGTACGGTCCAGCTTATCGGCTTCGGTACCTTCAAGGTGGCCAAGCGTGCCGCCCGCACCGGCCGCAACCCGAAGACGGGTGAAGCCATGAAGATCAAAGCCTCCAAGACGGTTCGCTTCGTTCCCTCCTCCGCCCTCAAAGGCGCGCTCTAA
- a CDS encoding gamma carbonic anhydrase family protein, which translates to MKRFLLPQESPRIDITAFIAAGAVVVGGVTVSAEASIWYSCVLRGDINHIHIGPRSNIQDGTIVHVADDFEARVGEAVSVGHRAIIHACTIGDETLVGMGAIVMDGAVIGPRCIIAAGALVTKHTVVPEGSLIVGSPARVVRTLSQEEQAGNARLAAKYVEISRRYRDMGQL; encoded by the coding sequence ATGAAACGCTTTTTGCTGCCACAAGAATCACCCCGGATTGACATCACTGCATTCATCGCCGCAGGAGCAGTTGTGGTAGGTGGTGTGACCGTCTCCGCCGAAGCCAGCATTTGGTACAGTTGTGTTCTCCGTGGCGATATTAATCACATTCATATTGGCCCCCGCTCCAACATTCAGGACGGCACTATTGTGCATGTGGCAGATGACTTTGAGGCGAGGGTGGGTGAGGCCGTCAGCGTGGGCCACAGAGCCATCATCCACGCCTGCACCATCGGAGATGAGACTCTGGTCGGCATGGGGGCCATCGTCATGGATGGTGCCGTCATCGGTCCACGCTGCATCATCGCAGCCGGAGCCCTGGTGACCAAGCACACCGTGGTGCCCGAGGGCTCGCTCATCGTAGGCTCACCTGCACGGGTGGTGCGAACCCTGAGCCAGGAGGAACAGGCAGGAAATGCCCGGCTTGCCGCGAAATACGTCGAAATCTCGCGCCGATACCGGGACATGGGCCAACTGTAA
- a CDS encoding polyprenyl synthetase family protein, which translates to MSADLKSYLTQRVAFVDAALDRFVAAAETRPVTIHKAMRHSLFAGGKRLRPILCLAAAEACGGSLENALYAACAVECLHTYSLIHDDLPCMDDDDMRRGVPTCHKVFGEAMALLAGDALQALSFELVAQTPVTHRHSPAAMVLELARTAGSLHLVGGQVADLEGEGKKLGIEDLRYIHESKTAALLTSSVKLGGMSADAQLDQVQALHDFGMATGLAFQIIDDILDVTQTTEKLGKSAGKDVASEKSTYPALMGLDASRDEAHRLTGKARQALEVFGPNGHWLHQLADYLLKRDY; encoded by the coding sequence ATGTCTGCCGATCTCAAGTCTTATCTCACTCAACGTGTCGCCTTTGTGGATGCGGCGCTGGATCGTTTTGTAGCAGCGGCAGAGACCCGGCCGGTGACGATTCACAAGGCCATGCGGCACAGTCTGTTCGCGGGTGGGAAACGGCTCCGCCCCATCCTCTGTCTTGCCGCAGCCGAAGCTTGTGGCGGCTCGCTGGAGAATGCCTTGTACGCTGCGTGCGCAGTCGAGTGTCTTCACACCTATTCGCTCATTCATGATGACCTGCCCTGCATGGATGATGACGACATGCGGCGCGGTGTGCCCACCTGTCACAAGGTCTTTGGCGAGGCCATGGCCCTGCTGGCCGGGGATGCACTGCAGGCGCTCTCGTTTGAACTGGTGGCGCAAACTCCGGTGACCCACCGCCACTCTCCCGCCGCCATGGTCTTGGAACTGGCCCGCACTGCCGGCAGCCTGCATCTGGTGGGCGGACAGGTCGCGGATCTGGAAGGGGAAGGCAAGAAGCTCGGCATCGAGGACCTGCGCTACATTCACGAAAGCAAGACCGCCGCACTGTTGACCTCCAGCGTGAAGCTGGGCGGCATGAGTGCTGATGCGCAGTTGGATCAAGTGCAGGCGCTGCATGACTTCGGCATGGCCACAGGGCTGGCCTTCCAGATCATCGACGACATCCTGGACGTGACGCAGACCACGGAAAAGCTGGGCAAAAGCGCTGGCAAAGACGTGGCCTCGGAGAAGTCCACCTACCCCGCCCTCATGGGCCTGGACGCCTCCCGCGATGAAGCTCATCGACTCACCGGGAAAGCGCGCCAGGCGCTGGAAGTCTTCGGCCCCAACGGTCACTGGCTGCATCAACTGGCAGACTACCTTCTCAAGCGCGACTACTAG
- a CDS encoding metallopeptidase family protein, with amino-acid sequence MHPKLLRLAQTEVERILAQLPETVRDAALECFISYENAADESDETLADLLGLFEGFSRLDPEPSGPSEMPRVRLFLDNLWLYAEEDERTYRDEVRITYLHELGHYLGWGEEEVEALGLG; translated from the coding sequence ATGCACCCCAAGCTGTTGCGACTGGCCCAGACGGAAGTTGAGCGGATCCTCGCACAGCTTCCTGAAACCGTTCGCGACGCCGCACTTGAGTGTTTCATCTCCTACGAAAACGCCGCAGACGAGTCCGACGAGACCCTGGCGGACCTGCTCGGGCTCTTCGAAGGATTCAGCCGGTTGGACCCTGAACCCTCCGGCCCGTCCGAGATGCCCCGCGTGCGCCTCTTCCTGGACAACCTCTGGCTCTATGCAGAAGAGGATGAGCGCACCTACCGTGATGAGGTTCGCATCACTTATTTACACGAACTCGGCCACTACCTCGGCTGGGGCGAGGAGGAGGTCGAGGCCCTGGGGCTGGGGTAG
- the hemL gene encoding glutamate-1-semialdehyde 2,1-aminomutase gives MSDSPSSLSSKLFAMAKQYIPGGVNSPVRAFRNVGGEPFFAQRAKGCRVWDVDGKDRIDYVGTWGPAILGHAPQCVIEAVHNAAKDGVSFGIPNAYEVEMAKLIVDWVPSVEKVRMTNSGTEATMSCIRLARGYTKRDRIVKFDGCYHGHVDSLLVAAGSGALTHGHPDSAGVPKSFAELTTVLPYNDVAALEECFDKYGHEIAALIVESYPANAGLILPQPGFLQKMREVTEKHGALLILDEVMTGFRVARGGVQEKEGLKPDLTALGKVIGGGLPVGAFGGRAEIMDYLAPDGPVYQAGTLSGNPLAMAAGLAQLQEMEKQKGWDRLEDLGQIMETAVLDVLKKTGRNYQWYRTGSMFCLFFTEKPVLNLTDAKTSDLASFRKFFHYCLDHGVYFAPSQFETGFISMAHGPDDLARTAEVVQKALLSLD, from the coding sequence ATGTCCGACTCTCCATCTTCGCTTTCCTCCAAGTTGTTTGCCATGGCGAAGCAATACATCCCCGGCGGGGTCAACTCCCCGGTCCGCGCCTTTCGCAACGTGGGCGGCGAGCCTTTCTTCGCCCAGCGGGCCAAGGGCTGCCGGGTGTGGGATGTGGACGGCAAGGACCGGATTGACTACGTGGGCACCTGGGGTCCGGCCATTTTGGGCCACGCCCCCCAGTGCGTCATCGAGGCGGTGCACAACGCCGCCAAGGACGGGGTCAGCTTCGGCATCCCAAATGCCTACGAGGTGGAGATGGCCAAGCTCATCGTGGACTGGGTGCCCAGCGTCGAGAAGGTTCGCATGACCAACAGCGGCACAGAGGCCACCATGTCGTGCATTCGTCTCGCCCGGGGTTACACGAAGCGCGACCGGATCGTGAAGTTTGACGGTTGCTATCACGGCCATGTGGATTCCCTGCTGGTCGCGGCTGGCAGTGGTGCCCTCACCCACGGCCACCCGGACAGCGCCGGCGTGCCCAAGAGCTTCGCGGAGCTGACCACCGTGCTGCCGTACAACGACGTCGCCGCCCTCGAGGAGTGCTTTGACAAGTACGGCCACGAGATCGCCGCCCTCATCGTGGAGAGCTACCCTGCCAACGCCGGGCTCATTCTTCCGCAACCGGGTTTCCTGCAAAAGATGCGCGAGGTCACGGAGAAGCACGGCGCGCTGCTGATCCTGGATGAAGTGATGACCGGCTTCCGTGTCGCCCGCGGCGGGGTTCAAGAAAAAGAAGGGCTCAAGCCAGATCTCACCGCCCTGGGCAAGGTGATCGGCGGCGGCCTCCCCGTCGGTGCTTTTGGCGGTCGCGCCGAGATCATGGACTACCTTGCTCCCGATGGTCCCGTGTACCAGGCTGGCACCCTGTCTGGCAACCCCCTGGCCATGGCCGCCGGTCTGGCCCAGTTGCAGGAAATGGAGAAACAGAAGGGCTGGGACCGTCTGGAAGACCTCGGCCAGATCATGGAAACCGCGGTGCTCGATGTACTGAAGAAGACCGGCCGCAACTACCAGTGGTATCGCACCGGCAGCATGTTCTGCCTCTTCTTCACGGAGAAGCCCGTGCTCAATCTCACGGACGCCAAGACGAGCGACCTCGCATCCTTCAGGAAGTTCTTCCACTACTGTCTGGACCACGGCGTGTACTTCGCGCCTTCGCAGTTCGAAACCGGCTTCATCAGCATGGCCCACGGCCCTGATGATCTGGCTCGCACCGCCGAGGTGGTGCAGAAAGCGTTGCTGTCATTGGATTAA
- the recN gene encoding DNA repair protein RecN — protein MLSLLKIQNLALVEDLAWELGPGLVGVTGETGAGKSIIVGALKLILGERADKGLIRTGTESCSVEAVFDLKKTDTVDSILTASGLDPLDGESLIIRRVIGASTNKQFVNGSPVTSAMLKELGAYLVDLHGPHDHQSLNSRERQLEMLDGYAGLDDASEAYRAAHQIWRKAVGEYEELATSERASEQEMDMLRFQINDIDAAGLREGEEEQIESRHRIAANGSRLVELCGQVEERLGEGEGGVLAGMRDVSRLLHDLEKLDPKLAESFQGFQSAYIELQDLEGSVRDYAEEIEIQPEELERLEERIHIIQLLKRKYGSSITAILKFKEEAEEKLGRMENRGEALEKLDQAVKASRKEVDKLGHDLSAQRKLAAPRLAKDIAVHLADLGFKRAVFEVSLTLRPEPARDGLEEVDFLFAPNPGEPLKPLRLTASSGEMSRVLLAVKSALAREDSIPLMVFDEIDANVGGNIAEAVGRKMAALSGQHQVIAITHMPQLASLAQSHFVVTKEFDEHRTRSTLREVAGPARVEELARMLGGKAESARIHAESLLAGAAK, from the coding sequence ATGCTCTCCCTCCTCAAGATCCAAAATCTCGCCCTCGTAGAAGACCTCGCGTGGGAGCTTGGTCCAGGTCTCGTGGGCGTCACCGGCGAGACAGGAGCTGGCAAGTCCATCATCGTGGGCGCGCTCAAGCTGATCCTGGGTGAGCGTGCCGACAAGGGGCTCATCCGCACTGGCACGGAGTCCTGCAGTGTAGAGGCGGTGTTTGATCTGAAGAAGACCGACACCGTGGACAGCATTCTGACGGCATCGGGACTCGATCCGCTGGACGGGGAGTCCCTCATCATCCGACGGGTCATCGGAGCCAGCACCAACAAGCAGTTCGTGAATGGTTCGCCCGTCACGTCCGCCATGCTCAAGGAGCTGGGGGCCTACCTGGTGGACCTGCATGGACCTCACGACCACCAGTCACTCAATTCACGGGAACGCCAGCTTGAGATGCTGGACGGGTATGCGGGACTTGATGACGCCAGCGAGGCGTATCGTGCCGCGCATCAAATCTGGCGGAAGGCCGTGGGCGAGTACGAAGAACTCGCCACCAGTGAACGAGCCTCCGAGCAGGAGATGGACATGCTCCGCTTCCAGATCAACGATATTGACGCGGCGGGCCTGCGCGAAGGCGAAGAGGAACAGATCGAATCCCGCCACCGCATCGCCGCGAACGGTTCCCGCCTCGTGGAACTGTGCGGACAGGTGGAAGAACGCCTGGGCGAAGGAGAAGGAGGTGTGCTGGCAGGCATGCGCGATGTCTCCCGCCTCCTCCATGATCTTGAGAAGCTTGACCCCAAGCTGGCGGAATCCTTTCAGGGCTTCCAGTCGGCCTACATTGAGCTGCAGGATCTGGAGGGCAGCGTCCGCGACTATGCGGAGGAGATCGAAATCCAGCCCGAGGAACTTGAGCGGCTGGAGGAGCGCATTCACATCATCCAGCTCCTCAAGCGCAAGTACGGGAGCTCCATCACCGCGATCCTGAAGTTCAAGGAAGAGGCAGAGGAGAAACTGGGCCGGATGGAAAACCGCGGCGAAGCTCTTGAAAAGCTGGACCAGGCGGTCAAAGCCTCCCGCAAGGAGGTGGACAAGCTGGGGCACGACCTCTCCGCCCAGCGCAAGCTGGCCGCTCCACGCCTGGCCAAGGACATCGCCGTCCACCTGGCGGATCTTGGGTTCAAGCGGGCCGTGTTCGAAGTGTCCCTGACGCTCCGTCCCGAGCCTGCCCGCGACGGTTTGGAAGAGGTGGATTTCCTCTTCGCCCCCAACCCGGGCGAACCGCTCAAACCTCTGCGCCTCACCGCCTCCAGCGGGGAAATGTCCCGTGTGCTGCTGGCGGTGAAGAGCGCCCTGGCGCGGGAGGACTCCATCCCGCTCATGGTCTTTGATGAAATTGACGCCAACGTGGGCGGCAACATTGCCGAGGCCGTGGGCCGCAAGATGGCCGCCCTCTCCGGGCAGCATCAGGTCATCGCGATCACCCACATGCCCCAGCTCGCCTCCCTGGCGCAGAGCCATTTTGTGGTGACCAAGGAGTTCGACGAGCACCGCACCCGCTCCACCCTGCGGGAGGTGGCTGGCCCGGCCCGGGTGGAGGAGCTGGCCCGCATGCTGGGCGGCAAGGCCGAGAGCGCCCGCATCCACGCCGAGAGTTTGCTGGCCGGAGCGGCAAAGTAA